DNA sequence from the Sulfurimonas sediminis genome:
CACCTGCGCCTCATCTTTGATGTTACTTATCATAATATTTACCATATACGGTGCTGTTTCTTTTGTCCAGATACAGCCATTTTCATCATGATGCTGTTCTACAACTGCTGCTACAAGGCGTGAAACACCCATTCCGTAAGTCCCCATAATAAAAGGCTGTGCTTTTCCGTTTTCATCTAAAAACTCGGCTTTTAATGCTTTGGAATATGTCGTTCCGAGTTTAAAGATATGCCCTACTTCTATACCTTTTGTAAAAGAGAGCTCACCATCACAGTGCGGGCAGATATCCCCCTCATTTACTTCTGCTATATCTGCGAAATAAGCAGCATTACTGAGCACCGACAAATCTACACCTATAAAGTGATAATCTGCTTCATTTGCCCCACAGATTAAATTTGTGGCATCTTTTAAATCACTGTCAATGACATGTTTTGCCTTGTCTTGATCAAGCGGCCCTATAAAACCGGGAACCAATCCTCTCTCTTTGAGTTCTTCTTCTGTCACATCCACAATATCAAGCGCTTCTGTTGCATTGATCGCTTTTACTTCCTGAAGATTATCGCATCCGCGCACAAAGAAAAGAACAATTTCACTTGCATCTTCATATATAATTTTTTTTGCAACACATTTAACCGTATAATAAGGGTCTATTTTGAAAAACTCTGCAAGTTCATCTATTGTTTTTATCTCCGGTGTTTTAAACTTATTAAAAGAAGCTTCAGGAGCTTCAGGAATATTTGAGCGTTTGCTTCTTGAAGCTGCTTCTATATTGGCACCGTATTCACACTTTGAACAAACAGCAATTGTATCTTCACCACTCTCTGCCAAAACCATAAGCTCTTTGGAACCGCTTCCACCAATGGCACCACTGTCAGCTTCTACCACTCTGAAATCAAGCCCCATACGGGTAAGTATCTTTTTGTATACTGCTTCCATTGCATCAAATTCTCTGTCCAAATCTTCTGCTGTAGCATGAAAAGAGTAGGCATCCTGCATAATAAACTCTCGGCCACGCATAAGCCCAAAACGAGGACGGGCCTCATCACGGAATTTTGTCTTAATCTGATACAGATTTAATGGCAGATTTTTATAAGATGTCACACGGTTGCGGACAACATCAACCATCATCTCTTCATGTGTGGGTCCGAGTACGAAAAGATTGTTTTTTCTGTCGTGAAAACGAAGCAGTTCTTTGCCGAACTTTTCTATTCTTCCACTCTCCTGCCACAACTCTGCGGGTGTTACAAAAGAGAGTTCCACTTCCTGGGCACCTACTTTTGTCATCTCTTCATTGATGATATTTTCTATTTTTTTAATCACTCTTTTTGCTAACGGCAGATAATTATACAAACCTGCAGCAACCTGTGTAATAAATCCTGCACGAGATAAAAATATATGACTCGGAAGTGTAGCATCTGATGGTGCCTCTTTAGTTGTCGGTATAAAAGCTTTACTTCTTCTCAAATTTTAATCCTTTTTTAAATGGTGTTTGTACTGGTCTGGAATATTGTCATGTTCATCATTAAGAATATACTGCATTGCTCCGGTAACAGAATCACTTTTGGCTTCATGCGAGGCAGCACGCATCTTTTTTGTCATATCATGCAAAAATCTTTTGATTGCCTGATGCGCCATTTTTTGGGCTTGCTTTTCATACTCTTGAGGCAGAAAACCTTTTTTAACCGCACGTTGTGTCTCTTCCTGTGCGGCTTTTTCGGCTTTTTTATAAATCTCTTTTATGATAGGTTCCACATTGAGTGTATCAAGCCACTCATAAAACTCCACAACACTTCGCCCTACAATTCCGTGTGCCTGTCTTACATACTGTTCTCTTTGTGCTTTGTTCGCATCTACAATATCTTTTATATCATCCACAACAAAAAGAAAAATATTTTCTCTGTTTTTTATATCAATATCTCTTGGAACAGCCAGGTCAAACCAGAATCTCTCAAAATCTACATCTTCTATAAGTTCGTTGGTAATAATAGGATAAGAGGAAGCCGTAGCAGTAAATATAATGTCAAATTCGTTAACCGCTTTGTCCAGGTCTCCAAATTCATATACTTTCGCATTGCACTCCTGTGCCAAAGTCTGGGCTTTTTGCTTGGTTCTGTTTGCAATAAAAGTTTCCACTCCATCCGAGACAAGGTGTTTTGCACAGATTTCACTCATTTCACCTACACCAATCACAAGTGCTTTTTTTTCACGTAAATTTTGAACCTTTTCTTTAATCTGTTTTATTGCTACAGAAGCCACAGAAACCGGTTTTGAGGATATATCGGTAAGATTTCTTACCTTTGCAGCACATTTAAACGCATGAGAGAGTGCTCGTGACATTTTTTTATCCGAATAACCGCGTTCATTAGAGAATTTAAAAGCATCTTTTAACTGTCCTGCAATCTGTGTCTCACCGACTACCATAGAGTCTATAGAACTTGCAACCGCAAAAAGATGATGAATAGCACTACTGTCATCAACTATCTCAGCAGTTTTTCGTAAAACCTCTTCCGGCAAACCACCTTTGAATGCCAGTAACTTCATCATATGTTCTGTTGCTTCTTCAATGTCACTGCAGCACACATACAGTTCCATACGGTTACATGTAGCCAGCATGACAGCTTCACTGATGTTAGGCGATTTGAGAAGTCTTTGCAGACATGCCTCTTTCTCTTCATCCGTATAGGTGAACTTTTCTCTCAGTTCCAAATCGCTGTTTTTATGTGAAAGACTTACAATTAAATAATGCATCAATAACTTCTTTGTATCATTGTATCTAAAATGGCAACCAAATCTTCATCTTCATGCAAAGCACTCTTCGCCTCGTTTGAGAGTTTCTGTGCCAGTTCAAAAGATTTTTCTATAGTTTTATGTTCTTGCATTTTCTTTTTCATCCATAAGAGTTCTTCTTCTGTAGGTTTTTTCGCATGCAGAGATATAAGCTTTTGCTGATCTTTTGATTCAAGTGCATTATAAAGATAAATATACGGCAAAGTACATTTGCCCTCTACATAATCATTCATCGCAGGTTTTCCAAGCGTTGCTTCATCTGATGTAATATCAAGAATATCATCTATAATTTGAAATGAAAGTCCTAAGTTACGTCCGTAAAGAGCATATTTGTCTGCATCTTTTCCTGCCAGCAAAGCACTCGCTTTTGCAGCTGCTTCAATGAGTGTAGCGGTTTTGAGATAGAGCATATCAAGGTAACGCTCTTCATCGCTGTTAAAACTTTCTGCCATCTTTACATCCATCATTTCACCCTTGGAGAGTGCCGTAACCGATGAAGCAATTGTCTGTGCTACTGCTTTGTCAAAGGCAACAAGTTCGGTAAAGGCTTTTGAGTATAAAATATCTCCAAGCATGACAGCTGTTTTGCTTCCGTCTGTTGCATTTACCGATGCTGCTCCGCGTCTGGTCATTGCATCATCTATAACATCATCATGT
Encoded proteins:
- a CDS encoding proline--tRNA ligase, which translates into the protein MRRSKAFIPTTKEAPSDATLPSHIFLSRAGFITQVAAGLYNYLPLAKRVIKKIENIINEEMTKVGAQEVELSFVTPAELWQESGRIEKFGKELLRFHDRKNNLFVLGPTHEEMMVDVVRNRVTSYKNLPLNLYQIKTKFRDEARPRFGLMRGREFIMQDAYSFHATAEDLDREFDAMEAVYKKILTRMGLDFRVVEADSGAIGGSGSKELMVLAESGEDTIAVCSKCEYGANIEAASRSKRSNIPEAPEASFNKFKTPEIKTIDELAEFFKIDPYYTVKCVAKKIIYEDASEIVLFFVRGCDNLQEVKAINATEALDIVDVTEEELKERGLVPGFIGPLDQDKAKHVIDSDLKDATNLICGANEADYHFIGVDLSVLSNAAYFADIAEVNEGDICPHCDGELSFTKGIEVGHIFKLGTTYSKALKAEFLDENGKAQPFIMGTYGMGVSRLVAAVVEQHHDENGCIWTKETAPYMVNIMISNIKDEAQVQAGEQLYKQLQDANVEVMLDDRKERFGFKMKDAELIGFPYTIVIGKELQNGHVQIFDRATKEKRDIKSEEIFDKITELI
- the hemA gene encoding glutamyl-tRNA reductase encodes the protein MHYLIVSLSHKNSDLELREKFTYTDEEKEACLQRLLKSPNISEAVMLATCNRMELYVCCSDIEEATEHMMKLLAFKGGLPEEVLRKTAEIVDDSSAIHHLFAVASSIDSMVVGETQIAGQLKDAFKFSNERGYSDKKMSRALSHAFKCAAKVRNLTDISSKPVSVASVAIKQIKEKVQNLREKKALVIGVGEMSEICAKHLVSDGVETFIANRTKQKAQTLAQECNAKVYEFGDLDKAVNEFDIIFTATASSYPIITNELIEDVDFERFWFDLAVPRDIDIKNRENIFLFVVDDIKDIVDANKAQREQYVRQAHGIVGRSVVEFYEWLDTLNVEPIIKEIYKKAEKAAQEETQRAVKKGFLPQEYEKQAQKMAHQAIKRFLHDMTKKMRAASHEAKSDSVTGAMQYILNDEHDNIPDQYKHHLKKD
- a CDS encoding polyprenyl synthetase family protein, which codes for MQRVEAQIKRLIQECDYNEVTRLFAMLQGGKRLRAKLILKIAPKHKDAPLLAAIVELIHAASLLHDDVIDDAMTRRGAASVNATDGSKTAVMLGDILYSKAFTELVAFDKAVAQTIASSVTALSKGEMMDVKMAESFNSDEERYLDMLYLKTATLIEAAAKASALLAGKDADKYALYGRNLGLSFQIIDDILDITSDEATLGKPAMNDYVEGKCTLPYIYLYNALESKDQQKLISLHAKKPTEEELLWMKKKMQEHKTIEKSFELAQKLSNEAKSALHEDEDLVAILDTMIQRSY